One Phyllopteryx taeniolatus isolate TA_2022b chromosome 12, UOR_Ptae_1.2, whole genome shotgun sequence genomic window, cttatttgtattttattttttgcgcaaaaaaaactggcatttgaacaggggtgtgtagacttttatacGCACTGGACGTATGTAGGGGAGAGAGAGCAGAGGGAATCATGGAATGTGTGCCAATAGAAGGGAAATAGTTAAAGTAGTTCAGAGGGGTACACACACAGCGATTTTTAACGTCTTAATGGAGTTTTCAATTTGTGAGGGACCCCACAAATGACGACCAAAAAAATTGGAAAGTGGGGTCTTAGTGCTCTTATTGTGGGTGGTGTGGTGATATACTAGATAAGTGCTCTCCAACCACCGGTGGGACATTTGGTACAATACGCAGTAGACTGGACCGACTCGTTTAAGAGAAACAAGCTTCCGCTAATTACAACAAATACAATTAGTGTGATGTTGCGCtgtatttttaacaaatattccgtcaaaatattgctttacgCGAACTCAGTCCATGGTGCAAACAAAATGTTGGGGAGCACTGCACTAGATGGCCaaaacagcacaccacacacaacgaCATATTTgtgatcataaatattgaacaggtctaAACCTTTTGTAAGCCTAATAgtgtaataaatctttttttgttgttgttgtttttggaaaacaagaaaaacaaattcgCAAACAACAAGAGtccagttgttttaaataccaCCTTTGCCGATCACCAAGCAATTTTTTATTGATAACGTGAcggtaagtaagtaagtaattaTGCTATCAGGCTAACGGTTTACAATTGTCGGCCTTGAtcgttttctgagcagatcaaGTCGGAAAAAATAATCTTAACACACCCAACACCAAAGGATAATGACTCCGGGTAATATTTTCGAGACATCCAACAATCAGGCCTTTGATGACTTTTATTGAAAGCAgtggaaaaatgctcaaattcatccaaacgtatgtgtgtgtaccccgatttagagacaaaaaaatcatgtggGGGGACAAAACTGGACATGATTGACAGTCCTGCTTTGTTTTAGATGttagatttgatttttttattttttatttttacaacttGTCATAGCGCAGTGAGGGGCGTGAGTCATGTTATGCGAGGATTTGCGGGAAGAGTCAAGATGGaggttgtttgtgtatgtgccgAAGCCAACatggacgggggggggggaaaaagatgtACAAAAGGATGAAAGTGTTAGCTGTACTTCCTGTTGTAACGATGTTGTGGTTTcttgtaaatacagtacacgTGGCCTGGTTTACACTCGTCTGCACTGCTATAAAAATCATGAACTTGTGCCATATTAAAGCTCTAgagatatatataaatatgaagtATGTGGAGACAACTGgcataaatacataatacaaacatgatatgataataaaaaacagttttgttttttacacccTGTTGCCACTTTTTCTGAACGTCATTTTAACATCATAGTTATTGCAAAAATATTGTCAGAATCCAGTATTTATTACTGAATACATAAACATGCCAAGCAGTAAGAAGATGAACGTGAAAAGATTCAACAGTTGAAACAGAATTTACAACCATGTTCTAATAACACTGGGTATATTCCAGTTTAcacacagtgctgtgaaaaactatttgcccccttctcaaattcctaTTTTTACATAGCTTCCCCacacaaatactttttcatggcgctttatacaatatacaaaatattttgagtACCACTCAGGTGaaaggaaaattatttgtatgcacccataaaacatttgtaaaattgttcaaatattttttgtctgaTTAAAGagatatatatacaaatatatataacatttaaaaaaaaatccaaaatcaatCGGGGAAAAAAGCATGATTATCTTGTCGCCGATTGATTGTCATCAGATTGCTGGgctgtgcctaatgaagtggccggcTAGTTTGTCCCTTATTTGGACCTAACAGGAAGTTCACAGGTGTCCCTGGTTGAGCTAACGAGCTGACGTCACTTTAGGGCCCCAGCTAGTAGGGGGTGTGGCATTAGGTGTGACGTCATCTCCAGTTTAACATATAAAATGTGAGCTGAGCGAGCAGAGAGAGGGTCGAGAGCCTTGGAGTTTTCCCTTCAAACAAAGCTAAAAGATGGTTCAACATGGCAGCAAAAGCAGTCCTAAAGACGGGCGTCTGCTTAAAGCTGGACACCTTCCTGCCGGTAAAACACCGTTTTTGGTACTTCAGCTGTCCGAATTTGGGTTGTTTTGGTCGTTTTTCGACCCAGTTCGAGGCACCAAGTTCAGTACTTGTGTTCAGTTGGCTTAAAACGTCATTTAATGGGGTTCTTGTGTAACCTAgtctgcttttttattttttttaattctcttttcaAACTTGCTTCTTATTAGTTTAAAGTTTCCCCAATTTGTTTTATGCGTCTCAGTCTGTCAGTGTTATCCTTTTTGGTCCGTGTTCATTAAATAAGACAAATACTATTTGCTTGTACTGTGTACATGTTTGATGCAGAGCAGTGATTCGGTTTGAATTTGGAGGTGCGtgcgattttattttttttcgggggAGGGGGTTCGTTTATGATTTGGGCTTTTgtaattctgcctagcaacaacgTATCCGCGCGAACGTGTGACGTCActatggaaaaaaagactggggGGGTCCAGgacatttcatatttgtaaaCAATTGTTGTTAggatactttctggtggcagaAAATACGTTTGCTACTGCTGAGGTGAACTTGAACAATGATTAAAaacctgttgttttttggggggtttcatCCTTCCCCAAGTCTGGGCCTGAACTTTTTCTCTCTGTTTATGATAAACTGCTGAAAATTGCATCAGTGACTGCGGCTCTTCTTTCCCTTATGAATGGCTATTCGAGTTGATGTTAAGTTTTAAAAACTCATACATTGGTTGCTTTTGGGCTCCTCTGTTTGCTGCTGAGCTCTGTTCAGACAGGTGACTTGTGTTACACCGCATTGTTTACCTACAACATTGCAGTAGTAAATTTGTAATTGTATGAAAACACTTCGAGACTACAATGAGAAATCTGAGCACAATGTAGCTCTGTAAACTTCAGTAATATTAGAGGTTcattgcagaggataaagaatatgtgcctgtgagtaGGGTTGCAAGTGATATtttaatcttttctttttttaaatttaaaacaaaaaactaatttcCAACcctttatggaaaaaaaactggacATTATATCAAGTTGACTGTGCAACAAATGCACAAATTactttcaatgaagttgggatgttgtgttaaacaaataaaaactgaatacaatgatttacaaatcatgtttgacctatatttaattgaatacactacaaagacaagatatttaatgttcaaattggtAAACTTTGTtattagcaaatgatcattaacttagaattttatggctgcagcacattgcaaaaaagctgggacaggtggcaaaaaagactgaggaatgctcatcaaacacctgtttggaacatcccacaggtgggtgccatgattgggtgtaaaaggagcttccctgaattgctcagttattcacaagcaaagatggggcgaggttcacctctttgcgaacaagtgtgtggggaaaatagtcgaacagtttaaggacaatgttcctcaatgtagaattgcaaggaatttagggatttcatcagctacggtccataatatcatcaaaaggttcagagaatctggagaaatccctgcatgcaagcggcaaggccgaaaaccaacattgaatgcccgtgaccttctcCCTCTTACATCAAcgtataaaggatatcaccacatgagatcaggaacacttcagaaaaccaatgtcagtaaatgcagttcagcgctacatcaaGTGCAACAtgaaactatgcaaagcaaaagccatttatcaacaacactctgAAACGCCGCCaacttctctgggcctgagctcatctaagctGGACTGatagtgttctgtggtccaacgagtccacctttcaaattgtttttgttctcctggccaaagaggaaagttcaaaagccagcatctgtgatggtatggggctgtgttacttACAATGGcatggtaacttacacatctgtgaaggcaccattaatgctgaaagatccatacaggttttggagaaacatatgctgccatccaagcaacgtctttttcatggacccccctgcttatttcagcaagacaatgccaaaccacatcctgcacgttacaacagtgtggctttgtagtaagagtgcgggtacttgactggGGTGcccgcagtccagacctgtctcccattaaaaatgtgtggcgcatttatgaagtgtaaaattttagacaaaagttaaaacatcaatgacctctaggagGCATTGGCCACTGACAAGTTtgggtcaaatcaacattacaacatgacagaaataatgggtgctaacttactgtaattaaattacttgatTGCGATTAAATTGCTTTAACAAATACttttactctaactttctcactgtcccagctatatggactggtgttgtccagagtttgcatcAGTTTGGCTTTTCCCTCAACACCCCAcccttgaggtttttttttttattttattttttttattattattaactaacATGATTGAAAAAACGTTATTGGCTGTCAGAGTTGCAGTACTACACCACAagcctaaaaataaactagcttttggattcatacatGACGGTgatgtggagtaaatgtcttgcaTAGCCGATCGGCgatttatgacatgaaagccgatcagcacaaaatgctaattatcagctgataccgatcaggttggtgtaaagtctagttgtcTTAATTGTTGCATCTCTACCTGTGACTATTGGTATTACAGTATcactacatgtgttgctgcgccctgtattcaaatgttacttaaagggttataaagaCTGCTACATCGATTCTAAGTTCTATGgccttttgcattgtgtgttagtcAGGAGCTAGCAACTTGTGTAAGTTGTTTGGTTAGATAatgtaaatttttgtttttacgttAACCTTGCAAACTGCTAAAAGGAAGCACATCTTTCTTTTGTACGGGGGGAATATTCACaatctgctgcttgttttgaagATCGCTGCCACTATCTAACACTCTTAACTCAAATCTGTGATTTCCCCACTCGAGACAAATCTGCGCACAGGCTTGTGTTTTCTGGCCTTTTTAATATAAGCATTGTGTTGTTGACAGTGAAGGCTGGAGGTAAGCGAGTGGCCAAGAAAGGCTTGGAAGAAGCCAACACCCATGGGACTCTGGAGAAGGAGACCAAGAGGTCTGACAAACCCAGGTAGGTAATGTATGATTGCACTCagacttcattaggtacacctgcacaatctgagcaatgcccaaaaaaaacaaaatatctgcCTTGGGCATTAATGTAGTATACAGTGATGTCGGAGGCAAATATcttatttaacaattaaatgttttttttcttgtcactttATACAATTGTGTTGAaggaaaagacattttgaaggCTTAAATGTCTTGTACCTGTACAATCACtgaccacaatattaggtacacatctGTTATTGTTGCCTCAGGCCTGTTTCCAGTGCCAACAGGATGCAACAAGTGGGTCTTCTGGCAGGGCCTCTTGACAAGGTAAATGCTTACTACATGAATGCATTTACACAGTGGCATAGTGCTTAGGGTGTCTGCCTCTCAGTCGAGGGGTTTGGGCTTTGAATATCAGCCTTCCTATATGGCGTTTGAATGTTTTCTCCTCCCATGTTCCCAAAACAtattagactctaaattgcccatagatgtgaatggtaCATGTAGTAGCCACTCTTAATTCATTTGAAATCTTAGTTGAGCCACGACTTTCCCGAGATGCACGTGAGCGTGAGGCACAGCAGAGTGCGACCCGCTGTGGAGAAGCCCCACTGCCCTCGGATCTTCTGCATCCAGCAGCCCAGGAAGTTCTGAAGCATGACGTGGTGATGTATTGTAGTGTGCTTATAGAGAGGTGGCTTCCTCCTTCAACTGTATACTCTCAAGGAGGGGGGGCTCTTTAAATACTAAAAGTGCTTGTGTGCTCGTCTTTGTTTAGCGGCTGTTCAACATGTTTAATGTGTGTAAAATGAGGATTCTGTTTAAAATGTTGAATCTTCAAGTTCGTCTTACTGCTTGGCATGTATGCATTCAATATAATAAATACTGGATTGACGTTTTGCAGTAACTATTAATGGCCGCTAGGTGGCGACAAATGACAAGTACAGGGAGTcctgtttttcacagatcattCCAAGTGTGTTGTGTCTGGAGATGGCAAATGTATAATAGAtaagcaatacattttttttttttttttttttttttttttttgccgtttaGGAGAGGTTCTGGCTGCTCAATATGTTAATGAAATTTAAGAAATGCTAAATTATAGAACGCTATCAGGTGCTGAGTATTTCCTTGCAAAAACCGACCAGTTTCCCCTCATGTGTCCATCAGGGGGAGTAGTTTGAGTTGATTTTAATGTCACTATGCAGTGTTCATTAAAACATTGTGCAGTTGTTTATTTCCTAGTGAACCTGGTATAATTTAAATGACTTTACCTTACTTCAGAATCACAACCAGCATCACAGAAATATAGTTTACTCTGAAGATTCCACTTTAGTGCCTGATAAAACTTGATTTTTGCATGTAGCCAATGCAACTACCTGTACAATATTTTCAGTTCTAGGATATTTTGAAATGGGATATCATTTCGTCAGTCCTCCATATGTGGACCATGCAGAGGGCTGAAATTAGTTTTTGCAAGAGGCCActcataaaaacaatacaaaagcaCAAATTATAAAACATATATTCAAACATGTTTTAGATGAAAGAGGAAGTCTGTAGTATCCTCTCACCAATGGATCAAAGATGTTGCGGTCACAGCCGCTGATTAGCAAATAaagtggattttaaaaaaagaaatgcaagactgcttcttgagaacactacaatGACTAAACCATActttaatgaaaacaaacacatgtgATGTCAAGCCACatgattcccacaatgcaatgtggatttttattttttgttgttgttgcaataattaacatccTTATTGTTACATTAATTGTTGTTTCTCTGTATGTTACTAGTGGTTTGTTGTGTACCTTAACATTCACATGTAGTTTAATGAAACCGGGTCACGGCAACATTTGTTTGTcagaggtttttaaaaaaacaaaaacaaaggccaTGGCCTGGTTTAGTTTAGCGACTGTTTGAACATCGAATAccggttcttttattctggtcg contains:
- the dap1b gene encoding death-associated protein-like 1 homolog isoform X1, producing MVQHGSKSSPKDGRLLKAGHLPAVKAGGKRVAKKGLEEANTHGTLEKETKRSDKPRPVSSANRMQQVGLLAGPLDKLSHDFPEMHVSVRHSRVRPAVEKPHCPRIFCIQQPRKF
- the dap1b gene encoding death-associated protein-like 1 homolog isoform X2, which codes for MAAKAVLKTGVCLKLDTFLPAGGKRVAKKGLEEANTHGTLEKETKRSDKPRPVSSANRMQQVGLLAGPLDKLSHDFPEMHVSVRHSRVRPAVEKPHCPRIFCIQQPRKF